Proteins encoded together in one Rossellomorea sp. y25 window:
- a CDS encoding undecaprenyl-diphosphate phosphatase, protein MDFYLIMKYLFLGIFQGFTEPIPISSSGHLLLAQHFLGIKDATLTFEILVNTASLVAVLIIYREDIMRLIVNGLGYFKHKTPETKRDFHFIVYLLIGTIPAGVIGVLFGDVIEEHLTSVITVGITLIITGIALWLIRNLRGRKNDGDLNVKDAIIIGLAQAVALIPGISRSGATIVAAMASGMKAETALRFSFLLYIPVSVGVMVFGISDLIEDPNLASMAIPYLVAFIASLIASYFSLKWFMNIMAKGNLKYFAVYCAVVGAAVLIFA, encoded by the coding sequence ATGGATTTTTATCTGATTATGAAATACTTGTTTTTAGGGATTTTTCAAGGGTTTACTGAACCAATCCCTATTTCATCCAGCGGGCACTTATTGTTAGCCCAGCATTTCCTTGGTATAAAGGATGCCACCTTGACATTTGAAATCCTGGTTAATACAGCTTCATTAGTGGCTGTACTCATTATTTACCGTGAAGATATCATGCGTCTGATCGTGAATGGCTTAGGCTATTTCAAACATAAAACACCTGAAACGAAACGTGATTTTCATTTCATTGTTTACTTATTGATTGGTACGATCCCAGCCGGGGTGATTGGTGTATTATTCGGAGACGTGATTGAGGAACATTTAACATCTGTTATCACAGTAGGAATTACACTTATTATTACAGGTATTGCCTTATGGTTAATCCGTAACCTTCGAGGAAGAAAAAATGACGGTGACTTAAATGTCAAAGACGCCATCATCATAGGTCTTGCTCAGGCTGTGGCCCTTATTCCTGGAATCAGTCGTTCCGGTGCAACCATCGTAGCTGCAATGGCTAGTGGAATGAAGGCTGAAACGGCATTGCGTTTCTCTTTCCTCCTCTATATTCCAGTAAGTGTAGGGGTTATGGTATTCGGAATAAGTGATCTTATAGAGGATCCGAATCTTGCTTCAATGGCCATTCCATACTTAGTTGCGTTCATTGCATCACTTATTGCTTCATACTTCTCATTAAAGTGGTTCATGAATATTATGGCTAAAGGAAACTTGAAATATTTTGCCGTTTATTGTGCCGTTGTCGGAGCTGCTGTATTAATTTTCGCTTAA
- a CDS encoding YjzC family protein translates to MGQSRQFKAGEKAPNNGEYIEIGETGSMVKNPQKLRLKAGDRFPENSNHNRLWTYMRKP, encoded by the coding sequence ATGGGACAGTCACGACAATTTAAAGCTGGAGAAAAAGCACCTAATAATGGAGAGTATATAGAAATTGGTGAAACTGGAAGCATGGTGAAAAATCCGCAAAAACTACGGTTGAAAGCGGGAGACCGATTTCCTGAAAACTCCAACCATAATCGTCTTTGGACGTATATGAGAAAACCTTAA